DNA sequence from the Gordonia polyisoprenivorans genome:
CTGCGTCCGTGCCCGTTTCGGCCGTCACCGGTGGCGAGCGCCTCGGCGGTATAGAGATGGTTCATGCTGATACTCCCTTGTTGTCGGACTTATCGGTCTTGTCGGACTTGTCGAGGTTGTTGAGCCTGTCGAGCTCTCCGATGAGATTGTGGAGCAACGATCGAAGCGGAACGACGTCGTCGGGAACGAACTCCGGCTGCACGGACTGGTCGGCTGCCGCGGTCAGACCCTCCAGCAGTGCCGCCAGAACGCAATCCGACCGCTCCCCCAACGCCGACCCGGCCGGCGTCAGCTCGACGATGATCGACCGCTCGTCCTCCGTCGAACGTCTGCGTTCGACGAGACCGGCCCCCTCGAGCCTGCGGACCAGTGGCGACACGGTTCCGGAATCGAGGTGCAGACGTTCACAAAGCCGGCCGACCGGCACCGACCGCTCCTCCCACATCACCAGCATCACCAGATACTGCGGATAGGTCAGTCCGAGTTCTTGCAGCCCAGGCCGTTGCGCGGCGATGACCGCA
Encoded proteins:
- a CDS encoding MarR family winged helix-turn-helix transcriptional regulator, with the translated sequence MATPRLDDQLCFALYAASRAVIAAQRPGLQELGLTYPQYLVMLVMWEERSVPVGRLCERLHLDSGTVSPLVRRLEGAGLVERRRSTEDERSIIVELTPAGSALGERSDCVLAALLEGLTAAADQSVQPEFVPDDVVPLRSLLHNLIGELDRLNNLDKSDKTDKSDNKGVSA